DNA sequence from the Marinilongibacter aquaticus genome:
GCGTATCGTAATCCACTTCGTGGTTGAATCCGCTGATTGTCCGCGTTTCGTTTTGGTGAATTTGATCGCCGTTTACCGGATCATTCAAGAAAAAGGTAAAATTCGAAAATAGGCTGAAATCGTATTTCGTGAAATAGGCATTGCCATTGTATCGGGTATTGGCATTGATGGCCTTGTGGAATTGTAGATTTATTTGCGATCGGTCCGTTTGGCCCCCCTCGGTGCTGTCGATTGCTCCCCATCGGCTGATAAGCCCTTCGTCGATTGCCCGCTGAGGAATTTGCCCAGAGGCGTCCCAGTCGCTGTTGAAATGAGAGGCCGTAAGCGTAAGTGTGGAATGGTCCTTTAATGCAGCCGAATACTTGGCCATTAAATTCAGGCGGTTGAAATTCTGCGAAGCTTGAAAATAATTGTCCGTTTGCAGGAGTTCGCCCGCCACATAGGCTTGTTGGTTTTCGTTGTTCAATAAATTGAGTAAGGCGAGGTATCGCAAGGTATTGAACTGGCCGATTTCGGTTTGTATTTTACTTTCTTTCAGCTGAGTTTTGGTTTTGAAGCTTACATATCCTGCTGTAGTGAAATCGCCTTTGGCCGTATTGTAAGGCCCTTTGCTGAAATCGATATTTTCTACAGTTTCGGGGATGACAAAATGCAAATCGGAATAACCTTGGCCATGAGCATGCGAAACCATATTTACGGGCACGCCGTCTACAGAAATATTGATATCCGTGCCGTGATCGAGATCAAAACCACGAAGAAACATCTGCTCGGCTTTTCCGCCGCCCGCATGCTGTCCTATGAAAAGGCCGGGTACTTTACGCAGCAAATCTTGTGAGCTGTTCACCGAAACCATGTTCATGTCGACTTTGCTGAGTGTGTGCAAAGCATTGGTTTCTGGGCGAATGTGTACAGAATTCAGCAAGAATGGGTCTTCCTCCAGTCGGATCGTCAGAATCTCGCCGAAATCTTTTTTGCTCAACACATATGAAGCACTTTTATAAGCCAACTGGCGAATTGTGAGCGTATCGCCTACTGCGGCGGCTACTGAAATGAGGCCGTTCCCTTCGCCATGAAAATGGGCTTTCGTGCTTGAGTTGAAAACAATGGCTTCTTGCAGTGTTTCCCCTTTTTCGTCTTTCACTTTTACACGCACAGCATCTTGAGCAAAAGCATTGCAGAAAATTGTAAGAAAGAGAAAAGATAGGCAAGTCTTCATAGTGATTCCATTGTTCGCGGCAAAGATATTGTTTTAAGCCATTTGGCTAAAAAACTGGGGCAAAAATGCGTATTCGAAAATACCAAATGACAGGAACTTGTGTTATAATTATGTAAACTTGAAAAAGGGGCTGCGAATGGTGTAATCCATTGAACAAAAGGAAATTGTTCGTTTTTGAAGAATGCGGTTCCAGGACAATTGTAAAGCTTGTTTTTCCCTCCAAATGCTAAACTTTCTTCTGATGGACTTTTTAATTAACTTTGTTTTTTAATCGTGCTTTCAAAATAACATGGCAAAATCATTCCGAAAGAAAAAGTCGGCGGCAAATACACGTCGTTCGAAACCCGCAAGCAAGACTGAGCAGTCGGTTTTTCGGCTTTCGCTGGATCAATGGCAGTTGATATTTGGCGTATTCTTCATGGTGCTCTCGGTGGTGATGTTGGTTTCTTTTATCTCCTATCTTTTTACAGGGCAAGCCGATCAAGACCTTGTGCAGCGAAATCTTAGTGCGGCATTGGCCAATGAAAAAAAACAGGCCGAGAATATGCTTGGGGTTTTGGGAGCCTTTTTATCTCATTATTTCATATTCAAATGGTTTGGTTTGGCCGCATTTGGTCTTATTCCTATTATTTTCTTTTCTGCGTTTCGCTTGGTTTTCCATCAAGATTTGTTTGCGATTAATCTTAACCGTTTTGCTCAGGCCAGTTTGTTCTATGTTTTTTTTACGTCTCTTT
Encoded proteins:
- a CDS encoding TonB-dependent receptor, producing MKTCLSFLFLTIFCNAFAQDAVRVKVKDEKGETLQEAIVFNSSTKAHFHGEGNGLISVAAAVGDTLTIRQLAYKSASYVLSKKDFGEILTIRLEEDPFLLNSVHIRPETNALHTLSKVDMNMVSVNSSQDLLRKVPGLFIGQHAGGGKAEQMFLRGFDLDHGTDINISVDGVPVNMVSHAHGQGYSDLHFVIPETVENIDFSKGPYNTAKGDFTTAGYVSFKTKTQLKESKIQTEIGQFNTLRYLALLNLLNNENQQAYVAGELLQTDNYFQASQNFNRLNLMAKYSAALKDHSTLTLTASHFNSDWDASGQIPQRAIDEGLISRWGAIDSTEGGQTDRSQINLQFHKAINANTRYNGNAYFTKYDFSLFSNFTFFLNDPVNGDQIHQNETRTISGFNHEVDYDTHWGEWSLSFQPGLGYRNDKITNIGLAHTKQRDTVLEQIQLGDVNQTNMYAYLNSVFNYRNIEINAGLRLDHFEQAYIDQLMPNYTHLKARTNKVSPKLNVIYSFNPNVQVYLKNGLGFHSNDTRVVLMGTGNETAPSAFGTDLGTLIKAGNRLLINAAMWQMHSKQEFVYVGDEGVVEPSNASQRMGVDLSIRYQANPYLFLYADATYSHARTKDDDGQSIFIPLAPVSTLTGGLSLKDWKGFSGSLALRSLSDRPANDDGSLEAKGYTVTDFNLTYTYLHYYFGLNIQNLFNTAWKETQFDTESRLKNETEGVSEIHFIPGTPFNARLKFGFRF